In the Prosthecomicrobium sp. N25 genome, one interval contains:
- a CDS encoding MFS transporter has product MNDTTTPASAAPLPADPAPAGPPLRHAGPAGIAGWVLFDWSMQPFFTLVTTFVFAPYFAARLAPTPADGQALWGYATAAAGLVIALMSPVLGAIADASGRRKPWVMGFGLLMAVSSVALWWAAPGAPAAVTLALGAFVLGTIGAEFATVFNNAMMPGLVPQERLGRLSGLGWACGYVGGLVSLALTLGFLAADPETGRTLLGHPPALGLDPAASAGDRASGPLSAVWFLIFVLPMLVFTPDVPPSGLPLREAATRGMAALKKTGRALLAEERNMARFLLGNMIAMNGLGALFAFGGIYAAGVFGWATIEIGIFGILLTITGSIGAYLGGRLDDRFGSKPVVCGALAILIATAVLIVSIDADHIFFVVAAAGPSPGDGLFASTPERLYVLLGCVIGMAAGPLQAGARTLLARLAPQDRIGQYYGLFALSGKVTSFLGPLGVALVTDLTGSQRAGASVLIGFFGVGLWFLAGVAGRRAPAQWQ; this is encoded by the coding sequence TTGAACGACACGACCACGCCCGCGAGCGCCGCGCCCCTGCCCGCGGACCCGGCGCCCGCCGGCCCTCCGCTGCGCCATGCCGGTCCGGCCGGCATCGCCGGCTGGGTCCTGTTCGACTGGTCGATGCAGCCCTTCTTCACGCTGGTGACGACCTTCGTGTTCGCCCCCTACTTCGCCGCCCGCCTCGCGCCGACGCCGGCCGACGGCCAGGCGCTGTGGGGCTATGCCACCGCGGCCGCCGGGCTGGTCATCGCCCTCATGTCCCCCGTCCTCGGCGCCATCGCGGACGCGAGCGGCCGCCGCAAGCCCTGGGTGATGGGCTTCGGCCTCCTGATGGCGGTCTCGTCGGTGGCCCTCTGGTGGGCGGCCCCCGGCGCACCCGCCGCCGTGACGCTCGCCCTCGGCGCCTTCGTGCTCGGCACGATCGGGGCCGAGTTCGCGACCGTCTTCAACAACGCCATGATGCCCGGCCTCGTCCCGCAGGAACGCCTCGGCCGCCTGTCCGGCCTCGGCTGGGCCTGCGGCTATGTCGGCGGCCTCGTCAGCCTCGCCCTCACCCTCGGCTTCCTCGCCGCCGATCCGGAGACCGGCCGGACCCTGCTCGGCCATCCGCCCGCCCTCGGCCTGGACCCCGCCGCTTCGGCGGGCGACCGGGCCTCCGGGCCCCTCTCGGCCGTCTGGTTCCTGATCTTCGTGCTGCCGATGCTCGTCTTCACGCCCGACGTGCCGCCGTCGGGCCTCCCCTTGCGCGAGGCCGCCACCCGCGGCATGGCCGCCCTGAAGAAAACCGGCCGCGCCCTGCTGGCCGAGGAGCGCAACATGGCGCGTTTCCTCCTCGGCAACATGATCGCCATGAACGGGCTCGGCGCCCTCTTCGCCTTCGGGGGAATCTACGCGGCCGGCGTCTTCGGCTGGGCCACCATCGAGATCGGGATCTTCGGCATCCTGTTGACGATCACCGGCTCGATCGGCGCCTATCTGGGCGGACGCCTCGACGACCGTTTCGGCTCCAAGCCGGTGGTGTGCGGCGCGCTGGCCATCCTGATCGCGACCGCCGTCCTGATCGTCTCGATCGACGCCGACCACATCTTCTTCGTCGTGGCCGCCGCGGGCCCCTCCCCGGGGGACGGCCTCTTCGCCTCGACCCCGGAGCGCCTTTACGTCCTGCTCGGCTGCGTCATCGGCATGGCCGCCGGCCCGCTTCAGGCCGGCGCACGTACGCTCCTCGCCCGCCTGGCGCCGCAGGATCGCATCGGCCAGTACTACGGGCTCTTCGCGCTATCCGGCAAGGTGACGAGCTTCCTCGGACCGCTCGGGGTCGCGCTCGTGACCGACCTCACCGGCAGCCAGCGCGCCGGCGCCTCCGTGCTCATCGGCTTCTTCGGCGTCGGGCTCTGGTTTCTGGCCGGCGTGGCGGGCCGGCGCGCCCCGGCTCAGTGGCAGTAG
- a CDS encoding aconitase X swivel domain-containing protein: protein MTALRLDVLVPGTAVGDVLRLTAPLSFWGGVDPATGTITDVRHPEHGRSVAGRILAVPETRGSSSSSSIMLELIHAGRAPAALVLGSVDAILVLGVLVAREMGLPHPPVYALPAAALAGLPGRLAIDAQGLVTDLEPGGAEP from the coding sequence ATGACGGCGTTGCGCCTCGACGTCCTCGTACCTGGGACCGCCGTCGGCGACGTCCTGCGCCTGACGGCGCCGCTCAGCTTCTGGGGCGGGGTCGACCCGGCCACGGGCACGATCACCGACGTCCGCCACCCCGAGCACGGCCGCTCGGTCGCCGGCCGCATCCTGGCCGTGCCCGAGACTCGGGGCTCCTCCTCGTCCAGCTCCATCATGCTCGAACTGATTCATGCCGGGCGCGCCCCCGCTGCCCTCGTCCTCGGCTCGGTCGACGCCATCCTGGTTCTCGGGGTGCTGGTGGCGCGCGAGATGGGCCTTCCCCATCCGCCGGTCTACGCCCTGCCCGCCGCCGCCCTCGCCGGCCTGCCCGGCCGCCTCGCCATCGACGCGCAGGGGCTCGTCACGGACCTCGAGCCCGGAGGCGCCGAGCCTTGA
- a CDS encoding aconitase X catalytic domain-containing protein has product MTEPRPIATALSRALSGTDGPAAATAARILAETARLLGADRLVPVASAHIDGCLYHGDAGVLFAEALVAGGGRVAVPTTLNVGALDLLHAGRVRFPDHARTMATRMVAAYEALGGRRTWTCAPYQAGHRPALGAHVAWGESNAVAFANSVLGARTNRLGDFLDICCALTAHAPWTGLHRDENRRARLVVDVSGLSEALKAEEAFYPVLGSLVGKLAGSAVAAIDGLPPGVPEDRLKALGAAAASSGAVALFHAVGSTPEAPTLAAALQGGPADETVTVTPVMIREARDALSTAASADRPDAIAIGSPHLSEGEFAALEGLLAGRRAILPIYACTSRHVWGRMRKEGRAGPLEAAGVIPVVDTCVVVAPILPEIEPGRGKVLMTNSGKFAHYAPANTGWASLYGSLADCVETAVAGRLVRDEALWR; this is encoded by the coding sequence ATGACCGAACCGCGCCCCATCGCCACCGCCCTGTCCCGCGCCCTGTCCGGGACCGACGGCCCGGCCGCCGCGACCGCCGCCCGCATCCTGGCCGAGACGGCCCGTCTCCTCGGCGCCGACCGGCTGGTTCCCGTGGCCTCCGCGCATATCGACGGTTGCCTCTATCATGGCGACGCCGGCGTGCTCTTCGCCGAGGCGCTGGTGGCCGGCGGGGGCCGGGTCGCCGTCCCGACCACCCTCAACGTCGGGGCGCTCGACCTGCTCCACGCCGGCCGGGTCCGCTTCCCCGACCACGCCCGCACGATGGCGACCCGCATGGTCGCGGCCTACGAGGCGCTTGGCGGCCGACGCACCTGGACCTGCGCCCCCTACCAGGCGGGCCACCGCCCGGCCCTCGGCGCGCACGTGGCCTGGGGCGAGTCGAACGCGGTTGCCTTCGCCAATTCGGTCCTCGGCGCGCGCACCAACCGCCTCGGCGACTTCCTCGACATCTGCTGCGCGCTGACCGCCCACGCCCCCTGGACCGGCCTCCATCGCGACGAGAACCGGCGCGCCCGCCTGGTCGTCGACGTCTCCGGCCTCTCCGAAGCCCTCAAGGCCGAGGAGGCCTTCTACCCGGTCCTCGGCAGCCTGGTCGGCAAGCTCGCGGGCTCCGCCGTCGCGGCGATCGACGGACTGCCGCCCGGCGTCCCGGAAGACCGCCTGAAGGCGCTCGGCGCCGCCGCCGCCTCCTCCGGCGCGGTCGCGCTGTTCCATGCCGTCGGGTCGACCCCGGAAGCCCCGACCCTGGCCGCCGCCCTGCAAGGCGGCCCCGCGGACGAGACCGTCACCGTCACGCCCGTCATGATCCGCGAGGCCCGCGACGCGCTCTCGACCGCCGCCTCGGCCGACCGGCCCGACGCGATCGCGATCGGCAGCCCACACCTGTCCGAGGGCGAGTTCGCGGCCCTCGAGGGCCTCCTCGCCGGCCGCCGCGCAATCCTGCCGATATACGCCTGCACGAGCCGCCACGTCTGGGGCCGTATGCGCAAGGAGGGCCGTGCCGGCCCACTGGAGGCTGCGGGCGTGATCCCGGTCGTCGACACCTGCGTGGTGGTCGCCCCGATCCTGCCGGAGATCGAGCCAGGCCGCGGCAAGGTCCTGATGACCAACTCCGGCAAGTTCGCCCACTACGCCCCGGCCAACACCGGCTGGGCGAGCCTCTACGGCAGCCTCGCCGACTGCGTCGAGACGGCGGTCGCGGGCCGGCTCGTCCGCGACGAGGCGCTGTGGCGATGA
- a CDS encoding dihydrodipicolinate synthase family protein, which translates to MLQRIQVEFLVADKQRFGLSCALVTPFGEDGAVDLPRLARHARSVVERGCDTVTLYGTTGEGAAIGIRDRERMAGAVIAGGVPAGRLYAGVASAVLDDAIEQGRIALGLGMRGLLAAPPFYFKGVDDEGLYRWFSAFIEGLGASAREIVLYHIPSMTAVGLSVDLVGRLKTAFPGVVTAVKDSASNWEGTQAFLAAHPDLQILVGDERLLAKGVRAGVSGSINGLSNIAPEILRPVIDEGRDSETVIRLVTAIVKHPVMAATKALAGHVHGDPGFGPMRAPLRALTAGERAELVAAYEAIMAEARG; encoded by the coding sequence ATGTTACAGCGCATTCAGGTGGAGTTCCTCGTGGCGGACAAGCAGCGTTTCGGCCTTTCCTGTGCCCTCGTGACCCCCTTCGGGGAGGACGGAGCGGTCGACCTTCCCCGGCTCGCCCGCCACGCGCGGAGCGTCGTGGAGCGCGGCTGCGACACGGTCACGCTCTACGGGACGACGGGCGAGGGCGCGGCCATCGGGATCCGGGACCGGGAGCGGATGGCCGGCGCGGTGATCGCCGGCGGGGTTCCGGCCGGCCGGCTCTATGCCGGCGTCGCCTCGGCGGTGCTCGACGACGCGATCGAGCAGGGGCGGATCGCGCTCGGGCTCGGGATGCGGGGACTGCTCGCGGCGCCACCCTTCTATTTCAAGGGCGTCGACGACGAAGGCCTCTATCGCTGGTTCTCGGCCTTCATCGAAGGCCTCGGCGCGTCCGCCCGCGAGATCGTGCTCTACCACATCCCCTCGATGACCGCCGTCGGCCTGTCGGTCGATCTGGTCGGGCGGCTCAAGACGGCCTTCCCGGGAGTGGTGACGGCGGTGAAGGACTCGGCCTCGAACTGGGAGGGCACCCAGGCCTTCCTGGCGGCGCATCCGGACCTGCAGATCCTGGTCGGAGACGAGCGGCTCCTCGCCAAGGGGGTCCGGGCGGGAGTGAGCGGCTCGATCAACGGGCTCTCCAACATCGCGCCGGAAATCCTGCGGCCGGTGATCGACGAGGGCCGGGACAGCGAGACGGTGATCCGGCTCGTCACCGCTATCGTCAAGCACCCGGTCATGGCGGCCACCAAGGCGCTGGCGGGCCACGTCCACGGCGACCCGGGCTTCGGGCCCATGCGGGCGCCGCTGCGGGCTCTGACGGCCGGCGAGCGGGCCGAGCTCGTCGCGGCCTACGAGGCCATCATGGCGGAGGCCAGGGGATGA
- a CDS encoding GntR family transcriptional regulator, translating into MTPTRAAREGAEPKLREKAYQSFTERLLAREIKPGQFVSQRELVEITGLPLGAIRELVPRLEAEGLIRTVPQRGMQVAHVDVDLIRNAFQFRLFLEKEATALFAAAASDALIASMRDAHEGIVARARAGGDPDLVPDAEEVDRVMHQTIVDHLDNDIISKAFRVNWIKIKLIRRDETRLYQGMILPVMGDHLRVIDALEARDPAAAVEAIAAHITNARNRALDL; encoded by the coding sequence ATGACGCCGACCCGGGCCGCGCGCGAGGGCGCCGAGCCCAAGCTGCGCGAGAAGGCCTACCAGAGCTTCACGGAGCGACTGCTCGCGCGCGAGATCAAGCCCGGGCAGTTCGTCTCCCAGCGCGAGCTCGTGGAGATCACCGGCCTGCCGCTCGGCGCGATCCGCGAGCTGGTGCCGCGGCTGGAGGCCGAGGGGTTGATCCGCACGGTGCCCCAGCGCGGCATGCAGGTCGCCCACGTGGACGTCGACCTCATCCGCAACGCGTTCCAGTTCAGGCTCTTCCTGGAAAAGGAGGCGACGGCGCTGTTCGCCGCGGCGGCGAGCGACGCCCTCATCGCGTCGATGCGGGACGCGCACGAGGGGATCGTCGCCCGCGCCCGGGCCGGGGGCGACCCCGACCTCGTGCCCGACGCCGAGGAGGTCGACCGGGTGATGCACCAGACCATCGTCGACCACCTGGACAACGACATCATCTCGAAGGCCTTCCGGGTCAACTGGATCAAGATCAAGCTGATCCGGCGGGACGAGACGCGGCTCTACCAAGGCATGATCCTGCCCGTGATGGGCGACCACCTGCGGGTGATCGACGCCCTGGAGGCCCGCGATCCGGCGGCCGCCGTCGAAGCCATCGCGGCCCACATCACCAACGCCCGGAACCGGGCACTCGACCTCTGA
- a CDS encoding sialic acid TRAP transporter substrate-binding protein SiaP has protein sequence MTMTTSRRQMLAGTAALAAGLSMPTVLRAQATVIRWGDSLPANHPQVQMIDRIAKEVKEKSGGRLEIQSFPNGQLGSGKDMMEAVGSGALTATTDGAAALGAFLPQLSVIEAPYLWRDAAHMAKLAGTSVFKGMNDQLVAKRGMRMTSVTYYGKRHLTTGSRAVKSAADMGGFKLRVPPVDTFRAMAEAWGAKATPIAFNELYLALSQGAVDGQENPLPTIASAKLNEVQKYLVLTGHIITPRLTIFNEDFLKGLSAADRGILEAAIASGAVWQDKELSGQEGTLVDTLKGAGMTVIEPDLESFRKPVLAQVPPKFEEKWGKGVFEGLLAL, from the coding sequence ATGACCATGACCACCAGCCGCCGGCAGATGCTCGCCGGCACCGCCGCGCTCGCCGCGGGGCTCTCGATGCCGACGGTCCTGCGCGCGCAGGCGACCGTGATCCGCTGGGGCGACTCGCTGCCCGCCAATCACCCGCAGGTGCAGATGATCGACCGGATCGCCAAGGAGGTGAAGGAGAAGTCGGGCGGACGGCTCGAGATCCAGAGCTTCCCGAACGGCCAGCTCGGCTCGGGCAAGGACATGATGGAGGCGGTCGGCTCGGGCGCCCTGACGGCGACCACCGACGGCGCGGCGGCGCTCGGCGCCTTTCTGCCGCAGCTCTCGGTGATCGAGGCGCCCTATCTCTGGCGCGACGCGGCCCACATGGCGAAGCTCGCCGGCACGTCCGTGTTCAAGGGCATGAACGACCAGCTGGTCGCCAAGCGCGGCATGCGCATGACCTCGGTGACCTATTACGGCAAGCGCCACCTGACGACCGGCAGCCGGGCCGTCAAGTCGGCGGCCGACATGGGCGGGTTCAAACTCCGGGTGCCGCCGGTCGACACGTTCCGGGCCATGGCGGAGGCCTGGGGCGCCAAGGCGACGCCGATCGCCTTCAACGAGCTCTACCTGGCGCTGAGCCAGGGTGCCGTCGACGGGCAGGAGAACCCGCTGCCGACGATCGCGAGCGCCAAGCTCAACGAGGTTCAGAAGTATCTCGTCCTGACCGGCCACATCATCACGCCCCGGCTGACCATCTTCAACGAGGACTTCCTGAAGGGGCTGTCGGCCGCGGACCGGGGCATTTTGGAAGCCGCGATCGCCTCCGGCGCCGTCTGGCAGGACAAGGAACTTTCCGGCCAGGAGGGGACGCTCGTCGACACCCTGAAGGGGGCGGGCATGACGGTGATCGAGCCGGACCTCGAAAGCTTCCGCAAGCCGGTCCTCGCGCAGGTGCCGCCGAAGTTCGAGGAGAAGTGGGGGAAGGGCGTGTTCGAGGGCCTGCTCGCCCTCTGA
- a CDS encoding TRAP transporter small permease has protein sequence MRFAVRAVDRLVEALAVVLLLSLLAAVVLGVIFRQLGDPLAWSDEMAQYLLVWTGFVGWVIATRRRSHIRIDALASRLPGAAQKGLEALVQAAVAALGLGLAVHAVRLIERNWDVEAVSLPVPTGLLYLPLPFVGAVVALQALFELSAVLRGRPLRSASAAEAIT, from the coding sequence ATGCGCTTCGCCGTCCGGGCCGTCGACCGCCTCGTCGAGGCGCTCGCGGTCGTGCTCCTCCTGTCCCTCCTCGCCGCGGTCGTGCTGGGCGTGATCTTCCGGCAGCTCGGGGACCCGCTCGCCTGGTCGGACGAGATGGCGCAGTACCTTCTCGTCTGGACCGGGTTCGTCGGCTGGGTGATCGCGACCCGGCGGCGCAGCCACATCCGCATCGACGCGCTGGCGTCTCGGCTGCCCGGCGCGGCGCAGAAGGGCCTCGAGGCGCTCGTCCAGGCCGCGGTGGCGGCGCTCGGGCTCGGGCTGGCGGTCCACGCCGTCCGGCTCATCGAGCGCAACTGGGACGTGGAGGCGGTCAGCCTCCCCGTTCCGACCGGGCTCCTCTACCTGCCGCTCCCCTTCGTGGGCGCGGTCGTGGCGCTGCAGGCGCTCTTCGAGCTCTCGGCCGTGCTCCGGGGGCGCCCGTTGCGTTCGGCCAGCGCCGCGGAGGCGATCACGTGA
- a CDS encoding TRAP transporter large permease, with translation MLSILGVWFAALLLGLPLYASMGLAAYAFVYLGGFTPNIVPQKIAQAANSFPLLAAPLFVLMGNILNSAGITERIFGFATVCVGWLRGGLCHANILASVIFAGMSGSAVADAGGVGTLEIKAMKDEGYDVETAAAITAASATIGPIIPPSLPMVVYGVSADVSIGGLFLAGVIPGLLMAVTLMLMVAEVARRRNLPRHPFPTLRQVWTAYRRAHWALMTPVILFGGMMAGIFTPTEAAGVATVYALILGLFVYRDFRIRDLPRIVVETVETTGIVLALVMTAAALAWCLSMSRIPQTVGPQIVGVVGDPLLFLLVVNVLLLVVGCFMEALAAMLILIPILTPAAAQFGIDPIQFGLIFVLNLMIGTVTPPVGVVLFVTSRVAGISFEAMSRAILPWLIPLLAVLVAITLWPPLTTWLPKLVLGR, from the coding sequence ATGCTCTCCATCCTGGGCGTCTGGTTCGCGGCGCTCCTGCTCGGCCTGCCGCTCTACGCGTCGATGGGGCTCGCCGCCTACGCGTTCGTGTATCTGGGCGGCTTCACGCCCAACATCGTGCCTCAGAAGATCGCGCAAGCGGCGAATTCCTTCCCGCTCCTGGCCGCTCCCCTCTTCGTGCTGATGGGCAACATCCTGAACTCGGCCGGCATCACGGAGCGGATCTTCGGCTTCGCGACGGTCTGCGTGGGATGGCTCCGGGGCGGGCTCTGCCACGCCAACATCCTGGCCTCCGTGATCTTCGCCGGCATGTCCGGCTCGGCGGTGGCGGATGCGGGCGGGGTCGGGACTCTCGAGATCAAGGCGATGAAGGACGAGGGCTACGACGTGGAGACCGCGGCGGCGATCACGGCCGCCTCGGCGACGATCGGGCCGATCATCCCGCCCTCGCTGCCGATGGTGGTCTACGGGGTGAGCGCCGACGTCTCGATCGGCGGCCTTTTTCTGGCCGGCGTCATCCCCGGGCTGCTGATGGCCGTCACCCTCATGCTGATGGTGGCGGAGGTCGCCCGTCGGCGGAACCTGCCCCGCCACCCGTTCCCCACGCTTCGTCAGGTGTGGACCGCGTACCGGCGGGCGCACTGGGCGCTGATGACGCCCGTCATCCTGTTCGGCGGCATGATGGCCGGCATCTTCACCCCGACCGAAGCGGCGGGCGTGGCGACCGTCTACGCCCTGATCCTCGGCCTGTTCGTCTACCGCGATTTCCGGATCCGCGACCTGCCGCGGATCGTGGTGGAGACCGTGGAGACGACCGGCATCGTGCTGGCGCTCGTCATGACGGCGGCCGCGCTCGCCTGGTGCCTGTCGATGTCGCGCATCCCGCAGACGGTCGGGCCGCAGATCGTCGGGGTGGTGGGGGACCCGCTCCTCTTCCTTCTTGTCGTAAACGTGCTGCTGCTCGTGGTCGGCTGCTTCATGGAGGCGCTCGCCGCCATGCTGATCCTGATCCCGATCCTGACGCCGGCGGCGGCGCAGTTCGGCATCGACCCGATCCAGTTCGGGCTGATCTTCGTGCTCAACCTCATGATCGGCACGGTCACCCCGCCGGTCGGCGTCGTGCTCTTCGTCACCTCGCGGGTCGCCGGGATCAGCTTCGAGGCCATGTCGCGGGCCATCCTGCCCTGGCTGATCCCGCTGCTCGCCGTGCTGGTCGCCATCACTTTGTGGCCGCCGCTCACGACCTGGCTGCCGAAGCTCGTGCTCGGTCGCTGA
- the ispG gene encoding flavodoxin-dependent (E)-4-hydroxy-3-methylbut-2-enyl-diphosphate synthase produces MQNPFAPAPRRRSVAVDVGGVTVGGDAPIVVQSMTNTDTADIEGTARQVADLARAGSELVRITVDRDEAAAAVPHIRDRLARWGVRVPLVGDFHYIGHKLLADHPACAEALAKYRINPGNVGFKAKRDSQFGAIVEKAIQYGKPVRIGVNWGSLDQELLTHLMDENAGSEAPRTAREVMHEAIVQSGLLSAARAEEIGLPRSRIVISAKVSQVQDLVAVYGELARRCDYALHLGLTEAGMGSKGLVASSAAMGILLQQGIGDTIRYSLTPEPGGDRTREVIAAQELLQTMGFRSFVPVVAACPGCGRTTSTVFQELARDIQDHIRTNMPAWREKYPGVEALNLAVMGCIVNGPGESKHADIGISLPGTGESPAAPVFIDGQKATTLRGPGIAEAFTRLVEDYIEARFGKGARAAE; encoded by the coding sequence ATGCAGAACCCCTTCGCGCCCGCCCCCCGCCGCCGTTCCGTGGCCGTCGACGTCGGCGGCGTGACGGTCGGCGGCGACGCGCCGATCGTCGTGCAGTCGATGACCAACACGGACACGGCGGACATCGAAGGGACCGCGCGGCAGGTCGCAGACCTGGCGCGGGCCGGGTCGGAGCTGGTGCGCATCACCGTGGACCGGGACGAGGCGGCCGCGGCCGTCCCGCACATCCGCGACCGGCTGGCCCGCTGGGGCGTGCGCGTGCCGCTCGTCGGCGACTTCCACTACATCGGCCACAAGCTGCTCGCCGACCATCCGGCCTGCGCGGAGGCGCTCGCCAAGTACCGGATCAACCCGGGCAACGTCGGCTTCAAGGCGAAGCGGGACAGCCAGTTCGGGGCGATCGTCGAGAAGGCGATCCAGTACGGCAAGCCGGTCCGCATCGGCGTCAACTGGGGCTCGCTCGACCAGGAGCTGCTGACCCACCTGATGGACGAGAACGCGGGCAGCGAAGCCCCCCGGACGGCGCGCGAGGTGATGCACGAGGCGATCGTCCAGTCCGGCCTGCTCTCCGCCGCGCGCGCGGAGGAGATCGGGCTGCCGCGCTCGCGGATCGTCATCTCCGCCAAGGTCAGCCAGGTGCAGGACCTCGTCGCCGTCTACGGCGAACTGGCGCGGCGCTGCGACTATGCCCTGCATCTCGGCCTGACCGAGGCCGGCATGGGGTCGAAGGGGCTGGTCGCCTCGTCGGCCGCCATGGGGATTCTGCTTCAGCAGGGGATCGGCGACACGATCCGCTACTCGCTGACCCCCGAGCCGGGCGGCGACCGGACCCGCGAGGTGATCGCCGCGCAGGAACTCCTGCAGACCATGGGGTTCCGCTCCTTCGTGCCCGTGGTGGCGGCCTGCCCGGGCTGCGGGCGGACCACCTCGACGGTGTTCCAGGAGCTGGCGCGCGACATCCAGGACCACATCCGGACGAACATGCCGGCTTGGCGCGAGAAGTATCCCGGGGTGGAGGCGCTGAACCTCGCCGTCATGGGCTGCATCGTGAACGGGCCGGGCGAGTCCAAGCATGCCGACATCGGCATCTCGCTGCCGGGAACGGGGGAGAGTCCGGCGGCGCCCGTCTTCATCGACGGGCAGAAGGCGACGACCTTGCGCGGGCCCGGAATCGCGGAAGCCTTCACGCGGCTGGTCGAGGACTATATCGAGGCCCGCTTCGGCAAGGGTGCCCGCGCCGCGGAGTGA
- a CDS encoding extracellular solute-binding protein, which produces MSRMVLAAAASALAASAALAPAFAGDVPAVYPGLDVGYFKTVVLPAAKPGAVVTVYADDARFQRLFAETVVPRLAKSHGFQVRFVVKPADVILSEIANARAAGEPSPADLVLVGERTTRRLMDASLVTPFDLRAVLPNGRDLDPRVATVADGAYTGGVAIPFHVARQVVAYDSRSVSAEDLSDLARLANYASVNPGRFGYAGWTGASASFVETAAVGLASPACRSRLYDTEIGSAAAGFAKGDCGQSVAAYFKGLRLHATVARTPAELLLKLSNGSLKVAVTVDSDVAEAALRGAMPASVKVATVPGQVFETVGVMVPKGVKDFAPALVVADDLMSATVQKTKLERFGSASARLSVKAPPAIAAWFAQPVSEDASARARPVSEVADALAARVFGPASDLASR; this is translated from the coding sequence ATGTCTCGCATGGTCCTCGCCGCCGCTGCCTCCGCCCTCGCGGCCTCCGCGGCCCTCGCTCCGGCTTTCGCCGGCGACGTGCCGGCGGTTTACCCGGGCCTCGATGTCGGCTACTTCAAGACCGTCGTGCTGCCGGCCGCCAAGCCGGGCGCCGTGGTCACCGTCTATGCCGACGACGCGCGCTTCCAGCGCCTCTTCGCCGAAACGGTCGTGCCGCGGCTCGCCAAGTCGCACGGCTTCCAGGTCCGCTTCGTGGTCAAGCCGGCGGACGTCATCCTGTCCGAGATCGCCAACGCCAGGGCCGCCGGGGAACCGAGCCCGGCCGACCTCGTGCTGGTCGGCGAGCGCACCACGCGCCGGCTCATGGACGCGAGCCTCGTCACACCCTTCGACCTCCGCGCCGTCCTGCCGAACGGCCGCGACCTCGACCCGCGGGTCGCCACGGTGGCGGACGGGGCCTACACGGGCGGGGTCGCGATCCCGTTCCACGTGGCCCGGCAGGTCGTGGCCTACGACTCGCGCAGCGTCTCGGCCGAGGATCTGTCCGACCTGGCGCGGCTCGCCAACTACGCTTCGGTCAACCCGGGCCGGTTCGGCTATGCGGGTTGGACGGGCGCCTCCGCGTCCTTCGTGGAGACCGCCGCGGTCGGGCTCGCCTCGCCTGCCTGCCGGTCGCGGCTCTACGACACCGAGATCGGCAGCGCCGCGGCGGGCTTCGCCAAGGGCGACTGCGGGCAGTCCGTGGCGGCCTACTTCAAGGGGCTCAGGCTGCATGCGACCGTCGCCCGCACGCCGGCCGAACTTCTGCTGAAGCTCTCCAACGGCAGCCTCAAGGTCGCGGTCACGGTCGACTCCGACGTGGCGGAAGCCGCCCTGCGCGGCGCGATGCCGGCCTCCGTGAAGGTCGCGACCGTGCCGGGCCAGGTCTTCGAGACGGTCGGCGTCATGGTGCCGAAGGGCGTCAAGGACTTCGCGCCGGCCCTCGTGGTCGCCGACGACCTGATGTCCGCGACGGTGCAGAAGACGAAGCTCGAGCGCTTCGGCTCGGCCTCCGCGCGGCTCTCCGTCAAGGCGCCGCCGGCGATCGCAGCCTGGTTCGCCCAGCCGGTGTCGGAGGATGCCAGCGCACGGGCCCGGCCGGTGTCGGAGGTTGCCGACGCGCTCGCGGCGCGGGTCTTCGGCCCGGCCTCGGATCTCGCCTCCCGCTGA